One genomic segment of Vibrio agarivorans includes these proteins:
- a CDS encoding YidH family protein: protein MPDSKPLNTPKENAPLDYRFSLANERTYLAWVRTALALVAAAIGIDQLTPDLAEPAVRIALSTCLCLLAGTIAVYSYLRWQNNENAMINQVPLVRNKLNIIISVVLLTLIFTIITLILY from the coding sequence ATGCCAGACAGTAAACCACTCAACACCCCCAAAGAAAACGCTCCTCTCGACTATCGCTTCTCTCTTGCCAATGAACGTACATACCTAGCCTGGGTGAGAACGGCTTTGGCATTAGTCGCAGCGGCTATTGGTATTGACCAGCTCACCCCTGACCTTGCAGAGCCTGCTGTTCGAATCGCGCTATCAACATGCTTATGCCTGCTTGCCGGCACCATTGCCGTATATTCCTACTTAAGATGGCAAAACAATGAAAATGCGATGATAAATCAAGTGCCATTAGTTCGGAATAAACTCAACATTATTATCAGCGTAGTGTTACTTACGCTCATATTCACCATTATTACCTTGATCCTGTATTGA
- a CDS encoding glycoside hydrolase family 127 protein: protein MFSNIKTGEAKLTSGFWANRVENYMEIIYNLEAALLNETNAARLLNFGIAAGEVDGKFHDNYWSDGDCYKFLEGCCNQYATTKDDRILDVINKYIPWIEASLEEDGYIGTQTLLTDVERWVDIEVHELYNMGHLHTLGCVHFEATGDDRLLKVAIKNADYLWDLFSPQPYELANFGFNPSQIMGLVDLYRTTGNDRYLELADIFVSMRGRKLEAASETHSGKDCSQNRTPLREETQAVGHAVTGAYLYAGATDVYSHTEEPALLNSVTRIWKDLVKRRIYITGALGPQYVGISDRGDRVYEAFTSEYNLPHRVAYNETCANIAGAMWAKRMLNVTGEAEFGDWFETIMFNSGISGSSLDMKRYFYANPGAHRRDHHIEPTFEQFSHVPNQRFFTFDCWCCPPQLLRTYTGMPKFIYSKNEQGIAINLFAGSEIETELTSGDTVKVAIDTNYPWTESVTIKVLDAPADGFELTYRIPAWCDSATVNGVATNSGMKKQTVKSGEQIDIVLPMKVELYGANPMLEQSNGMVAVKRGPVVYCLEGSDIDSEQYTIDDLVMPIDAKFEEQTIKDLPYDMIGLTTQMDVRPTQDTLYFKVTPDLHKKVNVRLIPYFAWANREEQDMSIWFPRG from the coding sequence ATGTTTTCTAACATAAAAACAGGTGAGGCTAAACTCACGAGCGGGTTTTGGGCAAATCGTGTCGAAAACTACATGGAAATCATCTACAACCTCGAAGCCGCTTTACTCAATGAAACCAATGCTGCACGTCTATTGAACTTCGGTATCGCTGCTGGAGAAGTCGACGGCAAGTTTCATGACAATTATTGGTCAGATGGTGACTGTTACAAATTCCTTGAAGGCTGTTGTAACCAATATGCAACGACCAAAGATGATCGTATCTTAGATGTCATTAATAAATACATCCCATGGATTGAAGCGAGCCTAGAAGAAGACGGATACATCGGTACGCAAACACTTCTCACCGATGTGGAGCGTTGGGTGGACATTGAAGTTCACGAACTCTACAACATGGGACATTTGCATACATTAGGTTGTGTTCACTTTGAAGCAACGGGGGATGACCGTTTGCTGAAAGTGGCCATCAAAAATGCAGACTATCTATGGGACTTATTCTCTCCACAGCCTTATGAGTTAGCAAACTTTGGCTTTAACCCAAGCCAAATCATGGGTCTAGTCGATCTTTATAGAACAACGGGCAATGATCGCTACCTAGAGCTGGCAGATATATTTGTATCGATGCGTGGTAGAAAGTTAGAAGCCGCGAGTGAAACGCACTCTGGTAAAGACTGCTCGCAAAACAGAACACCGTTGAGAGAAGAAACTCAGGCTGTTGGTCACGCGGTAACTGGCGCGTATCTGTATGCGGGTGCAACGGATGTTTACTCCCACACTGAAGAGCCTGCGCTATTGAATTCAGTCACACGCATCTGGAAAGATCTCGTTAAGCGTCGTATCTATATCACTGGTGCATTGGGCCCTCAGTACGTAGGTATCTCTGACCGAGGTGACCGCGTATACGAAGCATTTACTTCAGAATATAACCTGCCACACCGTGTTGCATACAACGAAACGTGTGCCAATATCGCGGGCGCAATGTGGGCGAAACGCATGCTTAATGTAACAGGTGAAGCGGAGTTTGGTGATTGGTTCGAAACGATCATGTTCAACTCTGGCATTTCTGGCTCTAGCTTAGACATGAAACGTTATTTTTATGCAAACCCAGGTGCACATCGTCGAGATCACCACATTGAGCCAACGTTTGAGCAGTTTTCTCATGTGCCTAACCAACGTTTCTTCACGTTTGACTGTTGGTGTTGTCCTCCTCAACTGCTTCGCACATACACGGGGATGCCAAAATTTATCTACTCTAAAAATGAGCAGGGAATAGCGATTAACTTGTTTGCAGGCAGTGAAATCGAAACTGAGCTTACAAGCGGTGATACAGTTAAAGTGGCTATAGACACCAATTATCCTTGGACAGAGTCTGTCACAATTAAGGTTTTGGATGCCCCAGCAGATGGCTTTGAGCTTACTTACCGAATCCCGGCTTGGTGTGATAGTGCAACCGTTAATGGCGTGGCGACGAATTCAGGCATGAAGAAGCAAACTGTCAAATCAGGTGAGCAAATTGATATCGTGCTACCAATGAAAGTCGAGCTGTATGGTGCGAATCCTATGCTCGAGCAGAGTAATGGCATGGTGGCGGTTAAGCGTGGTCCTGTTGTGTACTGCTTAGAAGGTTCAGACATAGACAGTGAACAATACACAATTGATGACCTCGTTATGCCGATTGACGCAAAATTTGAAGAGCAAACCATCAAAGATCTCCCCTACGATATGATAGGTTTGACGACCCAAATGGATGTACGTCCAACGCAAGACACCTTATACTTTAAAGTTACGCCAGACCTGCACAAGAAGGTAAATGTTCGACTTATCCCTTACTTTGCTTGGGCGAATAGAGAGGAGCAAGATATGAGTATTTGGTTCCCAAGAGGCTAA
- a CDS encoding sulfite exporter TauE/SafE family protein, producing the protein MSNIMAELVLTEFILLKILLGGIFGFCLGLTGVGGGVLLIPMLQLFCGMSTVLAVGTASLISAMVKINASIVHVKASNVSWRQVGLLFIGAVPITVLVTQIVVHFNQHPTYAEITQSLISTLVIVVMVGSLMSVVYGAKKTGASAMVESHHSVKPGKAVLSGMFCGSVLGSTGVGGGVLLLPVLNNVLKLDIKKSIGSSVVLALFLSATAAIGYAKGGQADSATAIWFVVGSFVGVPLSAWVLKRLTTRAIYAITLAVISISLVMFVFVG; encoded by the coding sequence ATGTCCAATATAATGGCCGAGTTAGTTCTAACGGAATTCATTTTATTAAAAATCCTACTAGGTGGGATTTTTGGTTTTTGTTTAGGTTTAACAGGGGTAGGAGGAGGGGTATTACTAATACCTATGCTGCAACTCTTTTGCGGCATGTCGACCGTCTTGGCGGTGGGCACGGCAAGCTTAATTTCTGCCATGGTAAAAATTAATGCGTCGATTGTTCATGTTAAGGCAAGCAACGTTTCATGGCGTCAAGTGGGGCTATTATTTATCGGAGCCGTGCCTATTACGGTGTTAGTGACGCAAATAGTTGTGCATTTTAATCAACACCCAACTTATGCAGAGATAACACAATCCCTCATCTCAACGTTAGTAATAGTGGTGATGGTAGGGTCACTGATGTCAGTTGTTTATGGTGCCAAGAAAACTGGGGCGAGTGCTATGGTAGAAAGTCATCATTCAGTCAAACCTGGTAAAGCGGTATTGTCTGGCATGTTTTGTGGCTCGGTACTCGGTTCTACAGGGGTCGGTGGGGGTGTACTGCTGCTACCCGTGTTGAACAATGTTCTTAAACTAGATATCAAAAAATCTATCGGTTCATCCGTTGTCCTTGCGCTCTTCTTATCCGCGACAGCCGCGATCGGCTATGCGAAAGGCGGACAAGCGGATAGTGCGACTGCGATTTGGTTTGTTGTTGGTTCATTCGTTGGTGTACCTTTGTCTGCATGGGTACTGAAAAGGCTAACGACACGAGCGATCTATGCAATTACCTTAGCGGTGATCAGCATTAGCTTGGTCATGTTTGTATTTGTAGGTTAG
- a CDS encoding Crp/Fnr family transcriptional regulator, giving the protein MINIKDNNQHSLTFGRYDKREAIYQSGTPSSGVYYVDTGLVGLYQVSETGKESLLRIYGPGSYFGYRSLFTNQNYPATARAMLKSTVVHTPVNNFKELDRHSSELASRLMKEVCYELGEAEKRLMQFTAFSAKKRILDSILYVFDLYPNYPWTYREISEYSGTDISTVIRYCKKLKELGYLIKDSRKPVPVDLPQLEHYKESLLQNSLSSD; this is encoded by the coding sequence ATGATAAATATAAAAGATAACAATCAACACTCATTGACCTTTGGTCGGTACGACAAAAGAGAGGCGATCTATCAGAGCGGAACACCATCAAGTGGTGTCTATTATGTCGACACCGGATTGGTTGGCCTTTATCAAGTATCAGAGACAGGTAAAGAATCTCTTTTACGTATCTATGGGCCTGGCTCCTACTTCGGTTATCGCTCTCTGTTTACCAACCAAAACTACCCTGCAACGGCAAGGGCTATGCTCAAAAGCACGGTGGTTCATACACCAGTCAATAACTTTAAAGAACTTGATAGGCACTCGAGTGAACTTGCAAGCAGACTGATGAAAGAGGTGTGTTATGAACTCGGTGAAGCCGAAAAGCGCTTAATGCAATTTACTGCCTTCAGTGCTAAGAAGCGAATACTCGATTCCATCTTGTACGTCTTCGACCTCTACCCCAACTACCCATGGACATATCGTGAGATCAGTGAATACAGTGGCACCGACATCAGCACCGTCATTCGATACTGTAAGAAACTGAAAGAGCTCGGTTATCTCATAAAGGACAGCAGAAAACCTGTGCCGGTTGATCTACCCCAGCTTGAACATTACAAAGAGAGTTTGCTGCAAAACTCGCTGTCATCAGATTAG
- a CDS encoding anaerobic sulfatase maturase, producing MVQVNQCHVMAKPSGSVCNIDCEYCFYLEKEQLYPERQANWRMSDDTLERFIQQYIEAQSGPTVEFAWQGGEPTLLGLDFYQRVVELCAQHAQGKQIYHSFQTNGLLIDDKWCEFFKHHNILVGISIDGPQHLHDQYRVTRSKKGTHAKVMQAIELLKKHRIEFNTLTVVSSGNANSPLEVYEFLKSIGSKYIQFIPLVERLSTDDNQWRLDLASPNDHSKTVTSWSVSPRAYGDFLVTIFKDWITKDVGSTFVQTFDSTLASWLNQPAGICTFAAECGHSFALESNGDLYQCDHYVYPEYKLGNIHQTTIEIMNNSPKAVQFSRAKSSSLNSKCNACRFKFACHGGCPKHRFITTNTGQHHNYLCEGYFEFFKQSEKAMMIMARLLEHRRPATEIMTLSEEVDLFTE from the coding sequence ATGGTTCAAGTCAATCAATGTCACGTTATGGCCAAACCTTCCGGCTCAGTCTGCAACATAGACTGTGAGTACTGTTTTTATCTGGAAAAAGAGCAGCTTTACCCAGAGAGACAAGCGAATTGGCGTATGTCTGACGATACATTAGAACGATTCATCCAACAGTATATTGAAGCGCAAAGCGGGCCTACCGTTGAGTTCGCATGGCAAGGTGGCGAACCGACTCTCCTTGGATTAGATTTTTACCAACGTGTGGTTGAACTTTGCGCCCAACATGCTCAAGGAAAACAGATTTATCACTCCTTTCAAACCAATGGCCTGTTGATTGACGACAAATGGTGTGAGTTTTTCAAGCATCATAATATTTTGGTCGGTATCTCTATCGATGGTCCACAGCATCTTCACGATCAATACCGCGTCACACGCAGCAAAAAAGGCACACACGCAAAAGTGATGCAGGCGATCGAGCTGCTTAAGAAGCATCGCATTGAGTTCAACACCCTTACGGTTGTCAGTTCTGGTAATGCAAATTCACCGCTAGAAGTCTATGAGTTTCTCAAATCTATAGGCTCCAAATACATCCAATTTATTCCACTGGTCGAACGCCTGTCTACTGACGACAATCAATGGCGGTTAGATCTCGCCTCACCAAATGATCACTCAAAAACGGTCACTTCATGGTCGGTATCCCCGCGAGCTTATGGCGATTTTCTTGTGACTATTTTTAAAGATTGGATAACCAAAGATGTCGGATCGACGTTTGTTCAAACATTCGACTCGACGCTTGCAAGCTGGCTCAATCAGCCAGCGGGTATCTGCACATTTGCTGCAGAGTGTGGCCACTCCTTTGCCTTAGAGTCCAACGGAGACCTTTATCAATGTGACCACTACGTCTACCCTGAATACAAACTTGGCAATATTCATCAGACAACCATCGAAATCATGAATAACAGTCCAAAAGCGGTTCAATTCAGTCGTGCGAAATCTTCCTCTCTAAATAGCAAGTGTAATGCATGTCGCTTCAAATTTGCGTGTCATGGTGGATGCCCGAAGCATCGCTTTATCACAACAAATACTGGTCAACACCACAACTATTTGTGCGAGGGTTACTTTGAGTTTTTCAAGCAGTCAGAGAAAGCGATGATGATCATGGCGAGGCTACTAGAGCATCGCCGTCCTGCTACCGAAATTATGACGCTGTCAGAAGAAGTTGACTTATTTACTGAATAA
- a CDS encoding IclR family transcriptional regulator, which produces MNNNSGNQSLNKAIDVVDAVSEGHRQLKAICEATSLPKSTVHRILQGLIDARYIREVKGIGLVLGTKMIQLGNKAQKDMPLKEIAHPILSELAEQTMDTVHLGIKDEDHIFYLDKISGQRPIELRSRIGDRLPLASTGIGKSLMIDMPQMEWQRLIKKNDNIDLPSMLKRMSAYSKRDYSYDLEDNEELVRCVAVPIRNKYGNIIAAMSVTSIKPYMPDQRMEQLIPVLTRYSRMITDRLN; this is translated from the coding sequence ATGAATAATAATAGTGGGAATCAATCACTCAACAAAGCCATCGACGTTGTCGATGCTGTGTCTGAAGGGCACCGACAACTCAAGGCTATCTGTGAGGCAACCTCTCTACCCAAGTCAACGGTGCATCGTATTCTTCAAGGCCTTATCGACGCTCGCTATATCCGTGAAGTCAAAGGAATCGGTCTTGTACTTGGCACCAAAATGATTCAGCTCGGCAATAAAGCACAAAAAGACATGCCTCTCAAAGAGATTGCTCACCCTATTCTGTCAGAGTTGGCTGAACAAACGATGGATACTGTTCATCTTGGCATTAAAGATGAGGATCACATTTTTTATTTAGACAAGATCTCAGGTCAACGCCCAATAGAGCTTCGATCACGCATTGGCGATAGATTGCCTCTCGCCTCAACAGGAATTGGCAAATCGTTAATGATTGATATGCCACAAATGGAGTGGCAAAGGCTGATAAAAAAGAATGACAATATTGACTTACCAAGCATGCTCAAACGAATGTCAGCCTATTCTAAGCGTGATTACAGCTATGATTTAGAAGATAATGAAGAGTTAGTTCGCTGTGTCGCAGTGCCGATAAGAAATAAGTATGGCAATATTATTGCGGCGATGTCCGTTACCAGTATAAAGCCTTATATGCCAGACCAAAGAATGGAGCAACTTATTCCGGTACTAACCAGATACAGCAGAATGATTACCGACAGATTAAATTAA
- a CDS encoding 2-dehydro-3-deoxy-6-phosphogalactonate aldolase produces MKKWTSFHKDHQVPLVAIIRGVEPSDVLDVAEALLEQGFTIIEVPLNSPNALESIQILVDNMADRALVGAGTVTNVKDAQAVLETGAKLIVTPNVNPEVIDLARIHDCCVFPGVITPSEAFSALNHGATGIKLFPADVIGLDGYKALKSVLPEETICLPVGGISPTAESMQPWIEAGVSGFGLGSALYKPQMTLEQIKSNAKQFVETYTSLA; encoded by the coding sequence ATGAAGAAATGGACGTCCTTTCATAAAGATCATCAAGTACCACTGGTGGCGATTATTCGTGGTGTAGAGCCGAGTGATGTACTTGATGTCGCAGAAGCACTTCTCGAGCAAGGGTTTACCATTATTGAAGTGCCTCTAAACAGCCCGAATGCGTTGGAGAGTATCCAAATTCTGGTAGATAACATGGCCGATAGAGCACTTGTCGGTGCGGGCACAGTGACTAATGTTAAAGATGCCCAAGCCGTATTAGAAACTGGTGCAAAGCTCATCGTGACGCCCAATGTGAATCCGGAAGTTATTGACTTGGCGAGAATTCACGATTGTTGTGTCTTCCCTGGTGTGATTACGCCTTCAGAGGCGTTCAGTGCTTTAAATCATGGTGCAACAGGCATCAAGTTATTCCCTGCTGATGTTATCGGTTTAGATGGATATAAGGCACTGAAATCTGTGTTGCCGGAAGAGACGATATGTTTGCCTGTCGGTGGGATAAGCCCAACCGCTGAGTCGATGCAGCCCTGGATAGAAGCCGGTGTAAGTGGTTTTGGCTTGGGATCAGCGTTATACAAACCTCAAATGACCTTAGAACAAATAAAAAGTAACGCGAAGCAGTTTGTAGAAACGTACACAAGCTTGGCCTAA
- a CDS encoding 2-dehydro-3-deoxygalactonokinase yields the protein MGDVLNEAAWLIIDWGTTNFRAFAMTEDGREIERIEKHIGLLSIENGQFSEALKQVLSEWITDYQRLPIVMAGMVGSQQGWHDVPYVKTPASFEGITEKAFSFELEWGAKATIYPGIKHKNEQSQFDVMRGEEVQLIGAKALLGKVNFHAVLPGTHSKYANVTDGVIQSFSTYMTGEMFSVLSKHTILGKDLGPSKAQFDSVAFLKGVEESNVESLTNQLFLVRTHRLFKQLNNDDVLDYLSGLLIGHEVKSIIGHINCRKEPLNLIGSYQLSKKYEMALNALGFISQVLDGEECFIAGMKQLQMEQQHEEMDVLS from the coding sequence ATGGGAGATGTGCTTAATGAGGCCGCATGGTTAATTATTGATTGGGGCACCACCAATTTCCGTGCTTTTGCTATGACCGAAGATGGTCGAGAGATTGAGAGAATTGAAAAACATATAGGTTTACTTTCTATTGAAAATGGACAGTTTTCTGAAGCGCTTAAGCAAGTGTTAAGCGAATGGATTACTGATTATCAACGACTACCTATTGTGATGGCAGGGATGGTTGGTTCACAGCAGGGGTGGCATGATGTGCCTTATGTTAAGACACCAGCAAGTTTTGAGGGTATTACAGAAAAAGCGTTTTCGTTTGAGCTTGAGTGGGGCGCAAAGGCGACCATTTATCCAGGTATAAAACACAAAAATGAACAAAGCCAGTTTGATGTTATGCGAGGTGAGGAAGTTCAGCTTATAGGTGCTAAAGCGCTCTTGGGTAAAGTCAATTTTCATGCTGTACTGCCAGGAACACACAGTAAATACGCTAATGTCACCGATGGTGTTATTCAAAGTTTTTCTACATACATGACTGGTGAGATGTTTTCAGTACTCTCTAAACATACCATTCTTGGAAAAGACTTAGGCCCCAGTAAAGCACAGTTTGATTCTGTTGCGTTTTTGAAAGGGGTTGAAGAGAGCAACGTTGAAAGTCTAACCAATCAACTGTTCTTGGTGCGGACACATCGCTTGTTTAAACAACTCAACAATGATGATGTTTTGGACTATCTATCAGGGCTATTGATTGGTCATGAGGTGAAATCAATCATTGGGCACATCAATTGCCGTAAAGAGCCGTTGAATCTAATTGGTAGTTATCAGTTGAGCAAAAAATACGAAATGGCTCTGAATGCGTTGGGATTTATCTCTCAAGTATTAGATGGAGAAGAGTGTTTTATTGCGGGAATGAAGCAGTTACAAATGGAGCAACAACATGAAGAAATGGACGTCCTTTCATAA
- a CDS encoding mandelate racemase/muconate lactonizing enzyme family protein → MKITNVIPHAISVPLETPFYFSQGWVNARSSLIVEVVTEDGVTGWGESLCHGLQSPHIAASFIEHVFKPMLIGRDAFDVEVLWEEMYNRTRPYGQAGAAVNAISGVDIALWDAIGRAVKQPIHKLIGGAFRKEVTPYATGFYRIEGANYPQDLISEAQGYVAKGLKALKLKIGFGVNSDIELIHQVREAVGDDIKIMADANAAYNLGAARTIIKETEDCNPYFLEELLAPEDIVGYKQIKNLSKTNIAAGEQIFGKHGYRPWLEQSALDIIQPDLCSSGGITECKKIAAMAQATNTTLIPHVWGSGIGIAASLQFLASIPATPLSLNPIEPMLEFDQSSHPFRTDLIFDGIHYSNGKVSISDKPGIGVDVNTEVIDKFKVN, encoded by the coding sequence ATGAAAATCACGAATGTTATTCCGCACGCCATATCAGTACCCCTAGAGACGCCATTTTATTTTTCTCAAGGTTGGGTTAATGCGCGCAGCTCTCTGATAGTGGAAGTGGTGACTGAAGATGGTGTCACTGGCTGGGGGGAAAGCTTGTGTCATGGACTTCAGTCACCACACATTGCAGCTTCATTTATAGAGCATGTGTTCAAACCAATGCTGATTGGACGTGATGCGTTCGATGTCGAAGTACTATGGGAAGAAATGTACAACCGTACTCGACCTTATGGCCAAGCTGGCGCTGCAGTGAATGCGATCAGTGGTGTTGATATCGCATTGTGGGATGCGATAGGTCGAGCCGTTAAGCAGCCTATCCATAAGCTTATTGGTGGCGCCTTTAGAAAAGAGGTGACGCCTTATGCAACAGGCTTCTACCGCATAGAAGGTGCAAACTATCCTCAAGATTTAATTTCTGAAGCGCAAGGTTATGTTGCCAAAGGGCTCAAAGCGCTAAAACTCAAGATTGGTTTTGGTGTTAACAGTGATATTGAGCTGATTCATCAGGTGCGAGAGGCTGTTGGTGACGACATAAAAATCATGGCGGATGCGAATGCGGCATATAATTTGGGCGCTGCGAGAACAATCATTAAAGAGACCGAAGATTGTAATCCTTACTTCCTAGAAGAGTTGCTCGCCCCTGAAGATATTGTTGGTTATAAACAGATTAAGAATCTATCAAAAACTAACATTGCCGCAGGCGAGCAAATTTTTGGTAAACATGGCTATCGTCCTTGGCTCGAGCAAAGTGCCTTAGACATCATTCAGCCTGATTTATGCTCCTCTGGTGGTATTACAGAGTGTAAGAAAATCGCCGCAATGGCTCAGGCGACGAATACCACTCTGATACCTCATGTATGGGGATCAGGAATTGGAATTGCAGCGTCACTGCAATTCCTTGCCTCAATACCTGCAACGCCGCTTTCACTCAATCCGATTGAACCTATGCTCGAGTTCGACCAGTCGTCGCATCCATTTAGAACTGATTTGATTTTTGATGGTATTCACTATTCAAACGGAAAAGTCTCTATCTCTGATAAGCCGGGTATCGGTGTGGACGTGAATACCGAAGTGATTGACAAATTTAAAGTAAATTAA
- a CDS encoding aldehyde dehydrogenase family protein yields the protein MYIDGKLIENNCKYSAINPATDEVIREISVANQETAQQALESAKNAEKTWGKTTIAERVEWMKRLRSALIENQKALRMAVHQETGKSWACTEEDFQSLIDSLEFYADEIKRYTPPTIVDTKGEFKHQLRHMPIGVVVAYLSWNFPLLNLGFKLGPAMAAGCPIILKPSIKAPLSAYLVGKICHDIGLPKGAVSVFAGNDREVGNYLSSSTIPQMLTLIGSISTGVKVMQAGATSIKRYSMELGGNTPFIVLEDADLDLAADILCGLKYNNSGQICVAPNRVMVAKSVQQAFLEKVTERADRVAVGYDIESDFVMGPVIDKWERDRIHKLVESALSAGATLVRGGQFDRDEVGAFYPPTVITDVTPEMDIYQEEIFGPVISIMTIEDHQDVIAMANETDTGLASYIFSRDTGKAQRMADQLEFGEVQINGVKYGIDLPHVGIKQSGIGCDCSKYALDDYFYLARITQAM from the coding sequence ATGTATATAGACGGAAAATTAATCGAAAATAACTGTAAGTACTCGGCAATCAACCCTGCCACTGACGAAGTCATTCGTGAAATATCGGTTGCTAACCAAGAGACTGCACAACAAGCGCTTGAATCAGCAAAAAATGCGGAGAAAACGTGGGGTAAGACAACGATAGCGGAACGAGTTGAGTGGATGAAACGGTTGCGAAGTGCACTGATTGAGAATCAAAAAGCGCTACGTATGGCTGTTCATCAAGAAACAGGCAAAAGCTGGGCGTGCACCGAAGAAGATTTCCAATCATTAATCGACAGTTTAGAGTTTTACGCTGACGAAATTAAGCGCTATACCCCGCCAACCATTGTTGATACGAAGGGCGAGTTCAAACATCAGCTTCGTCACATGCCTATCGGTGTGGTTGTCGCTTACCTCTCTTGGAACTTCCCATTACTCAACCTTGGCTTTAAATTGGGACCGGCTATGGCCGCAGGATGTCCAATCATTTTAAAGCCGAGTATCAAAGCCCCACTCTCAGCCTATCTAGTTGGGAAAATTTGTCATGATATTGGTCTTCCTAAAGGCGCGGTGAGCGTATTTGCCGGCAATGATCGTGAAGTGGGTAACTATCTTTCCTCTTCAACCATCCCGCAGATGCTTACGTTGATTGGTTCCATCTCTACTGGCGTTAAAGTGATGCAAGCGGGAGCAACTTCCATCAAGCGATATTCTATGGAGTTGGGTGGCAACACACCATTCATCGTTTTAGAAGATGCTGACCTTGATCTAGCTGCCGACATTCTGTGTGGATTGAAATACAACAACAGTGGACAAATCTGTGTGGCACCAAACCGAGTCATGGTGGCTAAGTCGGTTCAACAAGCCTTCCTAGAAAAAGTGACTGAGCGTGCTGACCGTGTTGCTGTAGGGTATGACATCGAATCTGATTTCGTGATGGGTCCCGTAATTGACAAGTGGGAACGCGACCGTATCCATAAACTGGTAGAGTCAGCATTGTCTGCTGGAGCAACACTCGTACGAGGTGGTCAATTTGACAGAGATGAAGTCGGCGCTTTCTACCCTCCTACGGTGATTACTGATGTCACTCCTGAGATGGATATCTATCAAGAAGAGATTTTCGGCCCCGTTATTAGCATCATGACGATTGAAGATCATCAAGACGTCATCGCAATGGCCAACGAGACCGATACTGGCCTTGCTTCCTACATCTTTAGTCGAGATACCGGTAAAGCTCAACGCATGGCTGATCAGCTAGAGTTTGGCGAGGTGCAAATCAATGGGGTTAAATATGGTATTGACCTACCCCATGTAGGCATCAAGCAATCTGGTATCGGCTGTGATTGCTCAAAGTATGCATTAGATGACTACTTTTACTTGGCACGTATAACTCAAGCAATGTAA